Genomic segment of Parabacteroides pacaensis:
TTCCCAATCTAATGAACTTTATGAAAATGAAAAAGCTGCGGTAAAGGCCATGTTTATGAAAAAAGTAGATGCCTTGGCTGTTTCATTAGCAGCAGAAACTACCGATTATTCTCATTTTGAACCTTTCTTCTCTAAGAATATCCCTATTGTATTTTTTGATAGAATACCGGAAGAGTTAGCTGTTAATAAAGTAATAGTTAATAATTTTGAAGCTGCTTATCAATCTGTTGTCCATTTATTAGAACAAGGTTGCCAGAGGATTGCTCATTTAGCAGGGCCTCAAACTTTGAATGTTTATAGGGAGAGATTGAGAGGATATAAGCAAGCTTTGATAGATCAGGGTATTCCGATTAATCCTCAATGGATTATAAAAGATGCCATTACTTTAGAGACCGGAAAATCGGCTGCATTGCAATTTTTAAAATCTTCTTGGCTACCGGATGGAATTTTTTGTGCAGGTGATTTTTCTGCTATGGGAGTAATGCACGAATTGCGGAAAGCCGGAGTTTCTATCCCCGGACAAGTTGCTATCGTAGGTTTTGCCGATGAGCCTTTTTGTGAATTTGTAGAACCTTCTCTTTCGTCTGTTAACCAGTTAACCCTTCCTATCGGAGAAGAAGTTGCTTCTTTATTATTTCGGGAAATGGAAACAAATATCTCAGAACGTACTCCGCAAACAGTTCAATTAACTGCACAATTGAGAGTTCGTAAATCGTCATCAAGTATGTGATTTCTTAAATGTTTGTTCAAAAAGTATGTTTTAAAACATGTATTTATTAAACATGGTTAAGTAAATGAATTTTCCAAAGAATTTAGT
This window contains:
- a CDS encoding LacI family DNA-binding transcriptional regulator, giving the protein MDSNKKITLQDLALKLHTTPATVSRALQNNPRIGKKMIKAVKELAEQMNYHPDPIAHHLRTGRGSVIGVVVPRIDRNFFSSVIGGIERVAGKAGYSVIISQSNELYENEKAAVKAMFMKKVDALAVSLAAETTDYSHFEPFFSKNIPIVFFDRIPEELAVNKVIVNNFEAAYQSVVHLLEQGCQRIAHLAGPQTLNVYRERLRGYKQALIDQGIPINPQWIIKDAITLETGKSAALQFLKSSWLPDGIFCAGDFSAMGVMHELRKAGVSIPGQVAIVGFADEPFCEFVEPSLSSVNQLTLPIGEEVASLLFREMETNISERTPQTVQLTAQLRVRKSSSSM